In a single window of the Megalobrama amblycephala isolate DHTTF-2021 linkage group LG3, ASM1881202v1, whole genome shotgun sequence genome:
- the pstpip1b gene encoding proline-serine-threonine phosphatase-interacting protein 1b translates to MALQFCDAFWGTDFMDQSGYEAILQRLYDGRHMCKDVEDLMKLRALAEEKYGRDLVAIARKAEGQTEIGTLKASFDKLKTEIEKAGNLHIQLSEKIKEEVQKIEVFREHQREQRKKLEEIIEKLQKPKMVLHKKTMESKRLYEQRCKEADEAEQAVGKKTNVNTSTHRQSEKVMNRARLCRQAASLAEKQYRWNVDQLEKTCQDWESTYRSACEVFQQQESERINILRCVLWDHCNLLSVQCVRDDDCYEEVRKILEQCDIIADNNFFINMKKTGCRPPAPIEFQCYSDVDTNGGVGRVEMNRLSVMLPGMSFSGCPEASSNSGGTYTKGGVTEEMYMVLYDFKAQEADELSVSKGQVVTITERGEDGWWRAWRDGISGLVPGTYLTKVSPHSTRLAAAHPESNPIK, encoded by the exons ATGGCTTTACAGTTCTGCGATGCTTTTTGG GGTACAGACTTTATGGACCAGTCGGGTTATGAGGCCATATTGCAGAGGTTATATGATGGCAGACACATGTGCAAAGATGTAGAAGACCTTATGAAATTGAG AGCGCTAGCGGAGGAGAAGTATGGACGAGATCTGGTGGCAATTGCTCGGAAGGCAGAAGGTCAAACCGAGATAGG AACATTGAAGGCATCGTTTGACAAGTTAAAAACAG AGATTGAGAAGGCAGGAAACCTGCACATCCAACTATCTGAAAAGATAAAGGAGGAAGTTCAGAAAATAGAGGTGTTTCGTGAACACCAGAGGGAACAGAGAAAAAAG CTTGAAGAGATTATAGAAAAACTTCAGAAGCCTAAGATGGTGTTGCACAAGAAGACCATGGAG TCAAAGAGGTTATATGAGCAGAGGTGTAAGGAGGCTGATGAAGCTGAGCAAGCAGTGGGGAAGAAGACAAATGTGAACACATCCACCCACCGGCAATCAGAAAAG GTGATGAACAGGGCCCGGTTATGCAGGCAAGCAGCCAGTCTGGCAG AAAAGCAATACAGATGGAATGTTGATCAACTAGAGAAAACTTGCCAGGACTGGGAGAGCACATACAGGAGCGCGTGTGAG GTGTTTCAGCAGCAGGAGTCTGAACGCATTAATATCTTACGCTGTGTTTTATGGGATCATTGCAACCTGCTTTCTGTGCAGTGCGTCCGGGATGATGAT TGCTATGAGGAAGTACGGAAGATTCTAGAGCAGTGCGACATCATCGCTGACAACAACTTTTTCATTAATATGAAAAAGACTGGCTGTCGCCCCCCAG CTCCCATTGAGTTTCAGTGTTACTCTGACGTGGACACTAATGGAGGAGTCGGGAGGGTTGAAATGAACAG ATTATCTGTCATGCTTCCAGGGATGTCTTTTAGTG GGTGCCCTGAAGCCAGCAGTAACTCGGGTGGAACATACACAAAGGGAGGAGTAACTGAGGAAATGTACATGGTGTTATATGATTTTAAAGCTCAG GAAGCTGATGAGCTGTCAGTCAGTAAAGGACAAGTTGTCACAATAACTGAGCGAGGTGAGGATGGGTGGTGGAGAGCATGGAGGGATGGAATATCTGGGCTGGTCCCTGGAACGTACTTGACCAAAGTCTCACCACACAGTACCCGTCTTGCTGCTGCTCATCCAGAAAGTAATCCCATCAAATAG